In a genomic window of uncultured Flavobacterium sp.:
- a CDS encoding C4-type zinc ribbon domain-containing protein, translated as MANTKELSVEDKLRAIYDLQLIDSRIDEIRNVRGELPLEVEDLEDEVAGLSTRSEKLKSELEVIEDLIKSKKNAIDEHKEVIKKYTKQQESVRNNREFNSLTKEVEFQELEIQLAEKQIKEMKASIEHKKEVISNLKEKLDAKSSHLKHKKNELDAIMAETQKEEIFLSEKSAEFSGQIEERLLAAYTRIRTSVRNGLAVVSIERGASAGSFFTIPPQTQVEIASRKKIITDEHSGRILVDSALAEEEKEKMEQLFSKF; from the coding sequence ATGGCGAATACGAAAGAATTAAGTGTTGAGGACAAGTTAAGAGCAATATACGATTTACAGCTTATTGACTCTAGAATTGACGAAATCAGAAACGTAAGAGGAGAACTTCCTTTAGAAGTGGAAGATTTAGAAGATGAAGTTGCAGGTTTAAGCACTCGTTCAGAGAAACTGAAAAGTGAACTTGAAGTGATTGAGGATCTTATCAAATCAAAGAAAAATGCGATTGATGAGCACAAAGAGGTTATCAAAAAATACACAAAACAACAAGAATCAGTTCGTAATAACAGAGAATTTAATTCTTTGACTAAAGAGGTTGAATTTCAAGAATTAGAAATTCAATTGGCTGAAAAGCAAATCAAAGAAATGAAAGCTTCTATCGAGCATAAAAAAGAAGTTATTTCTAATTTAAAAGAAAAACTTGATGCTAAAAGCTCTCATTTAAAACACAAAAAAAATGAATTAGATGCGATCATGGCAGAAACTCAAAAAGAAGAAATCTTCTTATCTGAGAAATCAGCTGAGTTTTCAGGTCAAATCGAAGAAAGATTATTAGCTGCTTATACTAGAATCAGAACTAGTGTTCGTAATGGTTTAGCTGTAGTATCTATCGAAAGAGGTGCTTCTGCAGGATCATTCTTCACTATTCCGCCACAAACTCAAGTAGAAATTGCTTCTAGAAAGAAAATCATTACTGATGAGCATTCTGGAAGAATTTTAGTTGACAGCGCATTAGCTGAAGAAGAAAAAGAAAAAATGGAACAATTGTTCTCTAAATTCTAA
- the gap gene encoding type I glyceraldehyde-3-phosphate dehydrogenase, which yields MKTRIAINGFGRIGRNLFRLLINHPQIEVVAINDIADNRTMSHLIKYDSIHGVLPYKVSHDDEGIIVEGKHYLFFHEKSISNLDWKSHDIDFVIESTGKYKTHEELNAHIEAGAKKVILSAPSEVDTIKTVVLGVNENILDGTENIVSNASCTTNNAAPMIKIIDELCGIEQAYITTIHSYTTDQSLHDQPHKDLRRARGASQSIVPTTTGAAKALTKIFPKLHHKIGGCGIRVPVPDGSLTDITFNVKRAVTIEEINNAFEKASKTNLKGILDYTEDPIVSVDVIGNTHSCLFDAQLTSVIDKMVKVVGWYDNEIGYSSRLIDLILLIKKT from the coding sequence TTGAAAACTAGAATTGCTATCAACGGTTTTGGAAGAATTGGAAGAAATCTATTCCGTCTTCTTATAAACCATCCCCAAATAGAAGTCGTTGCAATTAATGATATTGCAGATAACAGAACCATGTCGCATTTGATAAAATACGACAGTATTCACGGTGTTTTACCCTATAAAGTTAGTCATGATGACGAGGGTATTATTGTTGAAGGAAAACATTATTTGTTCTTTCATGAAAAAAGTATTTCGAATTTAGACTGGAAAAGTCATGATATTGATTTCGTGATCGAGTCTACCGGAAAATACAAAACGCATGAAGAATTAAATGCACATATCGAAGCTGGAGCTAAAAAAGTAATACTTTCTGCTCCATCAGAAGTTGATACTATAAAAACAGTAGTTCTTGGTGTAAATGAAAATATCCTCGATGGAACTGAAAATATTGTTTCGAATGCAAGTTGCACGACAAATAATGCTGCTCCAATGATAAAAATCATCGATGAATTGTGCGGAATTGAGCAAGCTTACATCACAACAATACATTCATATACAACAGACCAAAGTCTTCACGACCAGCCACATAAGGACTTGCGACGCGCAAGAGGTGCAAGTCAGTCGATTGTTCCAACAACTACGGGTGCAGCTAAGGCATTAACAAAAATTTTTCCTAAATTGCATCATAAAATCGGAGGTTGCGGAATTCGTGTTCCGGTTCCAGATGGTTCCCTGACAGACATAACATTTAATGTAAAACGCGCTGTTACGATTGAAGAAATTAATAACGCATTTGAAAAAGCCTCAAAAACAAATTTAAAAGGAATATTAGATTACACAGAAGATCCAATCGTTTCTGTTGATGTAATTGGCAATACACATTCGTGCTTATTTGACGCGCAACTAACATCTGTCATTGACAAAATGGTAAAAGTTGTGGGTTGGTACGATAATGAAATTGGCTATTCATCAAGATTAATAGATTTGATTTTACTAATAAAGAAAACGTAG
- a CDS encoding DUF4184 family protein translates to MPFTFSHPAIILPLRYLPKNYFSLTGLIIGSLTPDFEYFIRMKVQSIYSHTLYGIFWFDLPLAILLTFIFHNIVRNDLYHNLPLIIKSRISTFSDFNWNNYFKTNWIVVLISIIIGIVSHIFWDGFTHDHGYFVNHISELRNSVSLFDIKIPVLKIAQHLSSLIGAIVIVFAISKLPKDNTSTTLANKLYWVYLILFTSLIITIRFLSGLDFKAYGNIIVSIISGILLSLILTPLFIKGARKN, encoded by the coding sequence ATGCCTTTTACTTTTTCTCATCCTGCAATAATTTTACCGTTAAGATATTTACCTAAAAATTATTTTTCATTAACTGGACTTATAATCGGAAGCTTGACACCAGATTTTGAATATTTTATTCGGATGAAAGTTCAAAGTATTTACAGCCATACACTTTACGGAATATTTTGGTTTGATCTGCCATTAGCAATATTACTTACTTTTATCTTTCACAATATTGTACGAAACGATTTATACCATAATTTACCACTGATTATTAAATCCAGAATTTCAACCTTTTCTGATTTTAACTGGAACAATTATTTTAAAACTAATTGGATTGTTGTATTAATTTCTATAATAATTGGTATTGTATCACATATTTTCTGGGATGGTTTTACACACGATCACGGTTATTTTGTGAATCATATTTCTGAACTTAGAAATTCTGTTTCTCTTTTTGATATAAAAATTCCCGTTTTAAAAATAGCACAGCATTTAAGCAGTTTAATCGGAGCAATAGTGATAGTATTTGCAATATCAAAACTTCCAAAAGATAACACTTCGACAACTTTAGCAAATAAATTATATTGGGTTTATCTTATACTTTTTACAAGCTTAATTATTACAATTCGGTTTTTAAGCGGTCTTGATTTTAAAGCATACGGAAATATTATTGTTTCGATAATTTCAGGAATTTTACTTTCACTTATTTTGACTCCACTTTTTATAAAAGGAGCTCGAAAAAATTAA
- a CDS encoding ATP-binding protein, translating into MKYHLFILVCFFNSFLYSQTKKSTDSISYYNKLVNKNLNKKEYNQAVFYTKKSIDFCETNHKTENLANQTFKLGKIYYGQKKYEEALKNFHKSISYFDDVNPTCTKVLALHYIGVTNTAKGDHKTAEIYYKKADDLLKQLNITDHAEVLSYQKAIALKTSKNLPLAAKSFQKIIKKPDNPSLQKTKIDAYYQLGLIETQLKRNDSAIIYFDRALDYNAKTNNLAQKSKIVLGISEYYKRNKNYDLAYSYLDEHYQIENYLLKLKNAKIDLNEFEKFKKNQSLNNTLKRESEEKIQLKTYRYSKLVSILAIALISILSLLSLALYKNNIIRNQNNLLLREKNKELILAKNKAEKASKARSEFLSTVSHELRTPLNAINGITHLLLEDNPKKTQLKYLESLKFSGNYLTTFINEILEINKIDSTKVEIENISFNLKELLFNIQSSLKELATANKNYFNLEIDKTIPDNLIGDPTKLSQIILNLINNALKFTQNGNVNVIAKLYAQEDDIATVYFEIVDTGIGIPEDKLQTVFESFSQGSIEVNRKYGGTGLGLTIVKKLIELLGGEIKLKSEVGKGSTFTFKLNFKINNEPLEVVEETKPYNDKQLKHKSILLIEDNKINQMITRKMLENKAICCEILDNGEDAVELLKVKRFDMILMDVHLPGINGTTATQQIREFDKTTPIIALTAISLDENRDMLLSFGMNDVITKPFVPDEFYSTIAKFFD; encoded by the coding sequence ATGAAATATCATCTTTTTATTCTTGTTTGTTTTTTTAATTCATTTTTGTATTCTCAAACTAAAAAGAGTACAGATAGCATTTCCTATTATAACAAACTGGTAAACAAGAATCTTAATAAAAAAGAATATAATCAGGCGGTCTTTTACACTAAAAAATCAATCGATTTTTGCGAAACTAATCATAAAACAGAGAATTTAGCTAATCAGACTTTTAAGCTTGGTAAAATTTATTACGGTCAAAAAAAATACGAAGAAGCACTAAAAAACTTCCACAAAAGTATTTCCTATTTTGATGATGTAAATCCAACTTGTACCAAAGTATTGGCGCTTCATTATATTGGCGTAACCAATACTGCAAAAGGAGATCATAAAACTGCTGAGATTTATTATAAAAAAGCAGATGATCTTTTAAAACAGCTTAATATTACCGATCATGCAGAGGTCTTAAGTTATCAGAAAGCAATAGCACTAAAAACAAGTAAAAACTTGCCTTTGGCCGCAAAATCTTTTCAGAAAATAATTAAAAAACCAGATAATCCTTCACTTCAAAAAACAAAAATTGACGCTTATTATCAACTTGGTTTAATCGAAACACAACTAAAACGAAACGATTCTGCCATAATTTATTTTGATCGCGCTTTAGATTATAATGCCAAAACTAATAATCTGGCTCAAAAATCTAAAATCGTCTTAGGAATTAGCGAATATTATAAGCGAAATAAAAACTATGATCTCGCCTATTCTTATTTAGACGAACATTATCAAATAGAAAATTATCTGTTAAAGTTAAAAAACGCAAAGATTGATCTTAATGAATTCGAGAAATTCAAAAAAAATCAATCTTTAAATAATACGCTTAAACGCGAAAGTGAAGAAAAAATTCAGCTGAAAACATATCGTTATTCAAAACTTGTGAGTATTCTAGCTATTGCACTTATTTCGATTTTATCGCTTTTGAGTTTAGCTTTATATAAAAATAATATTATTCGAAATCAAAATAATTTACTTCTAAGAGAAAAAAACAAAGAACTTATTCTGGCAAAAAATAAAGCCGAAAAAGCATCAAAAGCCAGATCAGAATTTCTATCAACTGTAAGTCATGAACTGCGGACGCCTTTGAACGCCATAAACGGAATCACACATTTATTACTGGAAGACAATCCTAAAAAAACACAATTAAAATATCTCGAGTCTCTAAAATTCTCCGGAAATTACCTCACTACTTTTATTAATGAAATTCTTGAAATCAACAAAATCGATTCGACTAAAGTTGAAATAGAAAACATTAGCTTCAATCTTAAAGAATTATTATTCAACATTCAGAGTTCTCTGAAAGAATTAGCGACAGCCAATAAAAATTATTTTAATCTGGAAATTGACAAAACAATTCCGGATAATTTAATTGGCGATCCGACCAAGCTATCGCAAATCATATTAAACTTAATAAACAACGCTTTAAAATTTACGCAAAACGGAAACGTAAATGTTATTGCAAAATTATATGCTCAGGAAGACGATATCGCAACTGTTTATTTTGAAATCGTTGACACCGGAATTGGAATTCCTGAAGATAAATTACAAACTGTTTTTGAAAGTTTCTCTCAAGGATCAATTGAGGTTAATAGAAAATATGGCGGAACCGGATTGGGTCTTACCATTGTAAAAAAATTAATTGAACTTTTGGGCGGAGAAATAAAACTAAAAAGTGAAGTAGGAAAGGGATCTACTTTTACCTTCAAACTAAATTTTAAAATCAACAACGAACCATTGGAAGTAGTCGAAGAAACCAAACCTTATAATGACAAGCAACTAAAACACAAATCGATTTTATTGATTGAAGACAACAAAATCAATCAAATGATTACCCGAAAAATGCTTGAAAACAAAGCGATTTGTTGCGAAATTCTCGACAATGGTGAAGACGCTGTAGAACTTTTGAAAGTCAAACGTTTCGACATGATTTTAATGGATGTTCATTTACCTGGAATAAACGGAACGACAGCCACACAACAAATCAGGGAATTTGATAAAACGACTCCAATTATTGCACTGACAGCAATTTCGCTTGACGAAAACAGAGATATGCTTCTATCTTTTGGAATGAATGATGTTATAACAAAACCATTTGTTCCAGACGAATTTTACAGCACAATTGCGAAGTTTTTTGATTAA
- a CDS encoding PH domain-containing protein yields the protein MGIFSAILGNAGSVSQEDLLKKYGQLLTDNEEIEMGFKLIRDTFIFTNKRLILVDVQGITGSKTEYKSIAYKSITRFSVETAGTFDLDAELKIWVASELQPSIVKQFNKSVNVYDVQKVLAFHVLG from the coding sequence ATGGGAATATTTTCAGCTATTCTTGGAAACGCTGGTTCAGTAAGCCAAGAAGATTTACTTAAAAAATACGGACAGCTTTTAACTGATAATGAAGAAATCGAAATGGGTTTTAAATTAATCCGTGATACTTTTATCTTCACCAACAAAAGATTAATTCTTGTTGACGTACAAGGAATAACAGGAAGCAAAACGGAATACAAATCAATTGCTTACAAAAGTATTACAAGATTCAGCGTAGAAACTGCTGGAACTTTTGATCTTGATGCCGAATTAAAAATCTGGGTTGCCAGCGAATTGCAACCAAGCATCGTAAAACAATTCAACAAATCTGTAAATGTTTATGATGTGCAAAAAGTATTAGCATTTCACGTTTTAGGTTAA
- a CDS encoding M48 family metalloprotease, whose amino-acid sequence MKKKFIVFGVLFATLGFTRMNAQINFGDKAIGAVQKGITGFTFSNADAAALSKAAVDKMDAEHDVASATDPYTLRLNRVFGKYTAGEGYTLNYKVYKLKEVNAFATADGSVRVYTGLMDIMDDNELLAVIGHEIGHVANHDSQDAIKAAYKKEALMDAAASQSTTVATVTDSQLGKIGSSIIDSKFSRKQEAEADLFSYNFLKKNGYNVNAEESAFRILAKMSEGTESSFIDQMMSSHPDSKQRAEDAKKRAEKDGLYKPYVQQKIVNTAPAKTTTKKATTKKTTTKKK is encoded by the coding sequence ATGAAAAAGAAATTTATTGTATTTGGAGTTTTATTTGCCACTTTGGGTTTCACTAGAATGAATGCGCAAATTAATTTTGGAGATAAAGCTATAGGAGCCGTTCAAAAAGGAATTACAGGTTTTACATTCAGTAATGCTGATGCAGCTGCTTTGTCTAAGGCTGCAGTTGATAAAATGGATGCTGAGCATGACGTTGCAAGTGCAACAGATCCTTATACTTTAAGATTGAACAGGGTTTTTGGAAAATATACTGCTGGTGAAGGTTACACACTAAACTATAAAGTTTATAAGCTAAAAGAAGTAAATGCTTTTGCAACTGCTGACGGAAGTGTTCGTGTATATACCGGTTTAATGGATATCATGGATGATAATGAATTACTGGCTGTAATTGGACACGAAATTGGACACGTTGCAAATCATGATTCTCAAGATGCTATAAAAGCGGCTTATAAAAAAGAAGCTTTAATGGATGCTGCGGCTTCACAATCTACGACAGTTGCAACAGTTACAGACAGTCAGTTAGGGAAAATAGGAAGTTCAATTATTGATAGTAAATTTAGCCGTAAACAAGAAGCTGAAGCTGATTTGTTTTCTTATAACTTTTTGAAAAAGAATGGTTATAATGTAAACGCTGAAGAATCTGCTTTTAGAATTCTTGCTAAAATGAGCGAAGGAACAGAGTCTTCATTTATTGATCAAATGATGAGTTCTCACCCGGATTCTAAACAAAGAGCTGAAGATGCTAAAAAACGTGCTGAAAAAGACGGTTTATATAAGCCTTATGTGCAACAAAAAATCGTAAACACAGCGCCGGCAAAAACAACAACCAAAAAAGCTACGACGAAAAAGACGACAACTAAAAAGAAATAA
- a CDS encoding Nif3-like dinuclear metal center hexameric protein, with protein sequence MKIKNIIEVLEEMAPLAYAEDFDNVGLLAGNAETESTGVLVCHDALENVIEEAIAKNCNLVVCFHPILFSGIKKITGKNYVERAILKAIKNDIAIYAVHTALDNHSAGVNKIFCDALGLTNTKVLIPKQSFIQKLVTYTIPDNSEKVRNAMFDAGAGTIGNYDNCSFNTEGFFTFKGNENSNPVIGEKGKLHTGTEIKIEVVFEKYLQSKILKALFANHIYEEVAYEIYDLQNSHQNIGLGMIGEFETEMDEKEFLIFVKDKMIADGIRHSSFLGKKIKKVAVLGGSGSFAIKNAIMAGADAFLTADLKYHQFYEAENRLLLADIGHFESERYTKNYIVDYLRKKILNFAIILSEENTNPVKYL encoded by the coding sequence ATGAAAATCAAAAATATAATAGAAGTTCTCGAAGAAATGGCACCTTTGGCTTACGCCGAAGATTTTGACAATGTTGGACTTTTAGCCGGTAATGCTGAAACTGAAAGTACAGGAGTTTTAGTTTGCCACGATGCTTTAGAAAATGTAATTGAAGAAGCTATTGCTAAAAATTGCAATCTTGTGGTTTGTTTTCACCCTATTTTATTCTCGGGAATTAAAAAAATTACAGGCAAAAACTATGTGGAACGTGCTATTTTGAAAGCGATCAAAAATGACATTGCCATTTATGCCGTTCATACCGCTCTGGATAATCATTCGGCTGGAGTTAATAAAATATTTTGTGATGCTTTAGGCTTAACGAATACTAAAGTTTTGATTCCAAAACAAAGCTTCATTCAAAAATTAGTTACCTATACAATTCCGGATAATTCAGAAAAAGTACGTAATGCAATGTTTGATGCAGGTGCAGGAACTATTGGAAATTATGACAATTGCAGTTTTAATACTGAAGGCTTTTTTACCTTTAAAGGAAATGAAAACAGTAATCCTGTAATTGGAGAAAAAGGAAAATTACATACCGGAACTGAAATAAAAATTGAAGTTGTTTTTGAAAAATACTTACAATCTAAAATTTTAAAGGCTCTTTTTGCAAATCATATTTATGAAGAAGTCGCTTATGAAATTTATGATCTTCAAAATTCACATCAAAATATTGGACTAGGAATGATTGGGGAATTTGAAACTGAAATGGACGAAAAAGAGTTTCTGATTTTTGTAAAAGATAAAATGATTGCCGATGGAATTCGTCATTCTTCCTTTCTGGGAAAAAAAATTAAGAAAGTAGCCGTTTTGGGCGGTTCAGGAAGTTTTGCCATAAAAAATGCAATTATGGCTGGAGCCGATGCTTTTTTGACTGCCGATTTAAAATACCATCAGTTTTATGAAGCTGAAAACCGACTACTTTTAGCCGATATTGGTCATTTTGAGAGCGAACGCTATACAAAAAACTATATTGTTGATTATCTTCGAAAAAAAATCCTTAATTTTGCAATCATTTTATCAGAAGAAAATACAAATCCAGTTAAGTACTTATAG
- the lipA gene encoding lipoyl synthase, producing the protein METVIENIPTGKPKWLKVKLPIGQKYTELRGLVDKYSLNTICTSGSCPNMGECWGEGTATFMILGNVCTRSCGFCGVKTGRPETVDWDEPEKVARSIKIMNIKHAVITSVDRDDLKDGGSIIWIETVKAIRRMNPNTTLETLIPDFQGIERNLDRIVEANPEVVSHNVETVRRLTREVRIQAKYDRSLEVLRYLKEKGINRTKSGIMLGLGETEEEVFQTMTDLRNANVDVVTIGQYLQPSKKHLPVKEFITPEQFAKYEKFGLELGFRHVESGPLVRSSYKAQKHIL; encoded by the coding sequence ATGGAAACAGTCATTGAAAATATACCAACTGGAAAACCTAAATGGTTAAAAGTAAAACTTCCAATTGGACAAAAATATACTGAACTACGTGGTTTGGTTGATAAATACAGCTTAAATACTATTTGTACCTCAGGAAGTTGTCCTAATATGGGCGAATGTTGGGGAGAAGGAACGGCAACATTTATGATTTTAGGAAATGTTTGTACGCGTTCTTGCGGATTTTGCGGGGTTAAAACCGGAAGACCTGAAACCGTAGATTGGGACGAACCGGAAAAAGTAGCTCGTTCTATAAAAATCATGAACATCAAACACGCTGTAATTACAAGTGTTGACAGAGATGATTTAAAAGATGGCGGTTCTATTATCTGGATTGAAACTGTAAAAGCAATTCGTAGAATGAACCCAAATACTACTCTTGAAACTTTAATTCCTGATTTTCAAGGAATCGAAAGAAATCTTGATCGAATTGTAGAAGCAAATCCTGAAGTAGTTTCGCATAATGTTGAAACGGTTCGTCGTTTAACTCGCGAAGTTCGTATTCAGGCAAAATATGATCGTAGCTTAGAAGTTTTACGCTATTTGAAAGAAAAAGGAATCAACAGAACTAAATCAGGAATTATGCTTGGATTAGGCGAAACTGAAGAGGAAGTTTTTCAAACTATGACAGATTTACGCAATGCAAATGTTGACGTTGTTACTATTGGTCAATACCTACAGCCAAGTAAAAAACACTTACCAGTTAAAGAATTTATCACGCCAGAACAATTTGCCAAGTATGAAAAATTTGGTCTTGAATTAGGTTTCCGTCATGTTGAAAGTGGGCCTTTAGTTCGTTCTTCATACAAAGCACAAAAACATATTTTATAA
- a CDS encoding energy transducer TonB translates to MSKSNIYETTWTDLVFENKNKEYGAYQLRQENSKTTVTALFAGLLLLASIGTGSMLINKLRGGTIVETVPTAPDIPIHPTKVDIHPNVVEPPKPVAPPQKTAPVTEVVQLTHPVVAAPTEATPEIATNKQNGPTVDNATPGNGTPSNNVLPGGNGPEIVITPSVNPEVPVIVSALDKLPEFPGGINKFYTFVGNNFNRPELDAEKTLKVYVSFVIERDGSMTDIEVKRDPGYGMGKEAIRVLKSLKTKWTPGMLNGKAVRTAYNLPITIKTELE, encoded by the coding sequence ATGTCTAAATCAAACATCTACGAAACCACTTGGACTGACCTAGTTTTCGAAAACAAAAACAAAGAGTACGGCGCGTATCAATTACGTCAGGAAAATTCTAAAACTACCGTTACAGCACTATTTGCAGGATTGCTATTATTGGCAAGCATTGGAACTGGTTCGATGTTGATTAATAAATTAAGAGGCGGGACTATCGTAGAGACGGTACCAACCGCTCCTGATATTCCAATTCACCCAACAAAAGTTGACATTCACCCGAACGTAGTAGAACCGCCAAAACCAGTTGCGCCTCCACAAAAAACTGCACCTGTTACTGAAGTAGTTCAGTTAACACATCCTGTGGTTGCTGCACCAACTGAGGCTACACCGGAAATTGCAACTAATAAACAAAATGGTCCTACTGTTGACAATGCTACGCCAGGAAACGGAACTCCTAGTAATAATGTATTACCTGGTGGTAACGGCCCAGAAATAGTAATAACACCATCAGTGAATCCAGAGGTTCCTGTAATTGTTTCCGCATTAGACAAATTGCCGGAATTTCCTGGAGGAATTAATAAGTTCTACACTTTCGTGGGAAATAATTTCAACAGACCTGAATTAGATGCAGAAAAAACATTAAAAGTATATGTTTCTTTCGTAATTGAAAGAGACGGTTCAATGACTGACATCGAAGTAAAAAGAGATCCGGGTTACGGAATGGGTAAAGAAGCAATTAGAGTATTAAAATCATTAAAAACAAAATGGACTCCGGGAATGCTAAACGGAAAAGCAGTGAGAACCGCTTACAATCTCCCAATAACAATAAAAACTGAACTAGAATAA
- a CDS encoding Txe/YoeB family addiction module toxin, which yields MGKFRVEVTKIANQDIEKHKKSGNKISIKNIAKILIELSENPDQGFGNPEQLKHEYSGLWSRRINQKDRLIYRIEDEIVTVFVISAMGHYSDK from the coding sequence ATGGGGAAGTTTAGGGTTGAAGTAACTAAAATCGCAAATCAAGATATTGAAAAACATAAAAAATCAGGAAATAAAATTTCAATTAAAAATATTGCTAAAATTTTAATTGAACTGTCAGAAAATCCAGATCAGGGTTTTGGAAATCCTGAACAATTAAAACATGAATATTCAGGTCTTTGGTCAAGACGAATCAATCAAAAAGATCGATTAATTTATCGTATTGAAGACGAAATTGTAACCGTTTTTGTGATTTCTGCGATGGGACATTATTCTGATAAATAA
- a CDS encoding sigma-70 family RNA polymerase sigma factor, which translates to MEINSKIEKAKKGDQIAFTFLLDYYWNEVYGFMLKRTENETTAEDITIETFSKAFDKIATYNSEFQFNTWLIAIAKNVYIDLLRKKKTNLFIEITDADDQQAYNIADPTPSAEDALIKEQNLSRLLLCIKELKPHYQEVIQLRYFQEMTYQEIAVKIDEPLSNVKVKLLRAKKLLAEIIERNR; encoded by the coding sequence TTGGAAATAAATTCTAAAATAGAAAAAGCAAAAAAAGGCGACCAGATCGCCTTTACTTTTTTATTAGATTATTACTGGAATGAGGTTTATGGCTTCATGTTAAAACGTACCGAAAACGAAACTACTGCCGAAGATATTACCATTGAGACTTTCTCAAAAGCTTTTGACAAAATAGCCACATACAATTCTGAATTTCAATTCAATACCTGGTTAATTGCAATTGCAAAAAATGTGTACATTGATTTACTTCGAAAAAAGAAAACTAATCTTTTTATAGAAATCACTGACGCCGACGATCAGCAGGCTTACAATATTGCTGACCCTACTCCATCTGCTGAAGATGCTTTAATTAAAGAGCAAAACCTCTCCCGATTGCTTCTTTGCATCAAAGAATTAAAACCCCACTATCAAGAAGTAATCCAGTTACGTTACTTTCAGGAAATGACTTATCAGGAAATCGCTGTCAAGATTGACGAGCCTTTGAGCAACGTAAAAGTAAAATTACTTCGTGCCAAAAAATTATTAGCAGAAATCATTGAACGTAATAGATAA
- the lpxK gene encoding tetraacyldisaccharide 4'-kinase has product MNLLRKILFPFAILYGFITSIRNFLFDKGLLKSTSFDIPVIAVGNLSVGGTGKTPQIEYLIRLLSDQYKVATLSRGYKRKSEGFVLAGPTSNAEILGDEPFQFYQKFPNIQVAVDADRTNGITQLLSQQEKPQVILLDDAYQHRKVKAGFYILLTSYGDLYADDFMLPTGNLRESRSGVNRANIIVVTKCPKDLSDEKQEEIRLKLKLSCSQQSYFTFIDYDDAIYGKEEKIAVNEIKNEPKLLLAGIAKPTPFFDYLKNEKDECLIFPDHHNFLDSDLDSIQNKAQNKKIITTEKDYVRLKDSKLVSQLYYLPIKSTFIKHQQNFDATILEYVKKFRGLES; this is encoded by the coding sequence ATGAACTTACTTCGAAAAATACTTTTTCCGTTTGCCATCTTATACGGATTCATTACTTCAATCAGGAATTTTCTTTTTGATAAAGGACTTCTGAAATCAACTTCATTTGATATTCCGGTTATTGCTGTTGGAAATCTGAGCGTTGGCGGAACTGGTAAAACTCCTCAAATCGAATATCTCATTCGGTTATTGTCTGATCAATATAAAGTTGCGACTTTAAGCCGTGGTTATAAACGAAAATCTGAAGGTTTTGTTTTGGCTGGTCCAACTTCAAATGCCGAAATTTTGGGTGATGAACCGTTTCAATTTTATCAAAAGTTTCCAAATATTCAGGTTGCAGTTGATGCTGACAGAACAAACGGGATTACGCAATTACTTTCGCAGCAAGAAAAACCTCAGGTAATTTTATTGGATGATGCTTATCAACATCGAAAAGTAAAAGCAGGATTTTATATTTTACTGACTTCTTATGGTGATTTGTATGCCGATGATTTTATGCTTCCAACCGGAAATTTGCGTGAAAGCAGAAGCGGAGTAAACCGTGCCAATATCATCGTGGTAACAAAATGTCCAAAAGATTTATCGGATGAAAAGCAAGAAGAAATCAGGTTAAAACTGAAACTTAGTTGTTCGCAACAATCGTATTTTACATTTATCGATTATGACGATGCAATTTATGGCAAAGAAGAAAAAATTGCTGTAAACGAAATTAAAAATGAACCTAAATTGCTTTTGGCTGGAATCGCAAAACCAACTCCATTTTTTGATTATTTAAAAAATGAAAAAGATGAATGCCTGATTTTTCCGGATCATCATAATTTTTTAGATTCTGATTTAGATTCGATTCAGAATAAGGCGCAGAACAAAAAAATCATTACAACTGAGAAAGATTATGTGCGCTTAAAAGATTCTAAACTCGTTTCGCAATTGTATTATCTGCCAATTAAAAGTACGTTTATCAAACATCAGCAAAATTTTGACGCAACAATTTTGGAGTATGTCAAGAAATTTAGAGGCTTAGAATCTTAG